A window from Haloarchaeobius amylolyticus encodes these proteins:
- a CDS encoding HVO_2922 family protein, which translates to MPSKPVFEVYRDSASEWRWRLVATNGNIIADSGEGYTTKQGAKRGIESVKRSAPEAEIIEE; encoded by the coding sequence ATGCCGTCCAAACCGGTATTCGAGGTCTACCGCGACAGCGCGTCCGAGTGGCGATGGCGACTCGTCGCGACGAACGGGAACATCATCGCGGACAGCGGCGAGGGGTACACGACCAAACAGGGCGCGAAACGCGGCATCGAGAGCGTCAAGCGCAGCGCGCCAGAGGCGGAGATAATCGAGGAGTAA
- a CDS encoding sodium:calcium antiporter: protein MTRTETTGGVSLKVLGALVAATGLTLPWLAIWLVGGAHGFSTLTTVAISGIGILGASFLLTWGAETAEKDVPRAFAIAVLAVLAVAPEYAVDALYAWNAGQFAGTERGIEAGNLAVANMTGANRILIGVGWAGIALFTILRAGAAADTAVKKQRGFLADVVTLDRDIAVEIAFLLAATAWAFAVPLGGGIDILDVVVLVGLYVLYLLVIIRGDVDEAGEEHVGVPAALQQVPNPYRALTVLALFAYSGLLIFVAVEPFAHGLEKLGTSVGIPSFFMIQWIAPLASESPELVIVTLLVLKSRSTAGFNALVSSKLNQWTLLIGTLAVVHSIALGQYGALMFDQKQAAEIWLTAAQSFFAIALIVDFRISVREACVLFVLFASQVGAEFLAIRGIIELPVSSYELLLMFTGLYVVLGTALFVARRDAVARLVGDVSDTVSGAISSGGQPQSAD from the coding sequence ATGACGCGAACCGAGACGACTGGCGGGGTGTCCCTGAAGGTACTCGGGGCACTCGTCGCGGCGACCGGGTTGACACTCCCGTGGCTGGCCATCTGGTTGGTCGGCGGGGCACACGGCTTCTCGACACTGACCACGGTGGCGATCAGTGGTATCGGCATCCTCGGCGCATCGTTCCTGCTCACGTGGGGCGCAGAGACCGCCGAGAAGGACGTCCCGCGGGCGTTCGCCATCGCGGTGCTGGCGGTCCTCGCCGTCGCCCCCGAGTACGCGGTGGACGCGCTGTACGCCTGGAACGCCGGCCAGTTCGCCGGCACCGAGCGCGGTATCGAAGCGGGCAACCTCGCCGTGGCGAACATGACCGGCGCGAACCGCATCCTCATCGGCGTCGGCTGGGCCGGCATCGCCCTGTTCACCATCCTCCGGGCCGGCGCGGCGGCCGACACCGCGGTCAAGAAGCAGCGTGGCTTCCTCGCGGACGTGGTGACCCTCGACCGGGACATCGCCGTCGAGATCGCGTTCCTGCTCGCGGCGACCGCCTGGGCGTTCGCGGTCCCCCTGGGTGGCGGTATCGACATCCTCGACGTGGTCGTCCTCGTCGGGCTCTACGTTCTGTACCTTCTCGTCATCATAAGGGGTGACGTGGACGAGGCCGGCGAGGAACACGTCGGCGTGCCTGCTGCCCTCCAGCAGGTCCCGAACCCGTACCGGGCGCTCACCGTGCTGGCGCTGTTCGCCTACTCGGGCCTGCTCATCTTCGTCGCGGTCGAACCCTTCGCCCACGGCCTCGAGAAACTCGGGACCTCCGTCGGCATCCCCTCGTTCTTCATGATCCAGTGGATCGCGCCGCTAGCGTCCGAGTCGCCGGAGCTCGTTATCGTCACGTTGCTGGTCCTGAAGTCGCGGTCGACGGCTGGGTTCAACGCGCTCGTCTCCTCGAAACTGAACCAGTGGACGCTGCTCATCGGGACGCTCGCCGTGGTCCACTCCATCGCACTCGGGCAGTACGGCGCGCTGATGTTCGACCAGAAGCAGGCCGCGGAGATCTGGCTGACCGCGGCCCAGTCGTTCTTCGCCATCGCGCTCATCGTGGACTTCCGCATCTCGGTCCGCGAGGCGTGTGTCCTGTTCGTCCTCTTCGCCTCGCAGGTCGGGGCCGAGTTCCTCGCCATCCGAGGAATCATCGAGCTTCCGGTGTCGAGCTACGAGCTGTTGCTCATGTTCACGGGCCTCTACGTCGTGCTCGGGACGGCACTGTTCGTCGCGCGCCGGGACGCGGTCGCGAGGCTGGTGGGTGACGTCAGCGATACGGTCTCCGGCGCGATCTCGTCGGGTGGCCAACCACAGAGCGCGGACTGA
- a CDS encoding nucleoside deaminase, with protein sequence MSSTNFDDFDHEAHMREAFELAREAVDRGDRPFGSVLVRDDEVVMRESNRVLTEDDVRRHPELHLAQRAMRELTAAERAETVMYTSTEPCPMCSGGMAYAGFGRVVYSVGGDDLADYTADAPAVRSAEILDGTTEVVGPVLNEEGRQLHAEFDW encoded by the coding sequence GTGTCATCGACGAACTTCGACGACTTCGACCACGAGGCGCACATGCGCGAGGCGTTCGAACTGGCCCGCGAGGCGGTCGACCGCGGCGACCGGCCCTTCGGGTCGGTGCTCGTCCGGGACGACGAGGTGGTGATGCGCGAGTCGAACCGGGTACTCACGGAGGACGACGTCCGGCGCCACCCCGAGTTGCACCTCGCACAGCGCGCCATGCGCGAACTCACCGCGGCGGAACGCGCCGAGACCGTCATGTACACCAGCACCGAACCCTGCCCGATGTGCTCGGGCGGGATGGCGTACGCCGGCTTCGGGCGCGTCGTCTACAGCGTCGGCGGCGACGACCTCGCGGACTACACCGCCGACGCCCCGGCAGTCCGGTCGGCCGAGATTCTCGACGGAACCACCGAGGTCGTCGGCCCGGTCCTGAACGAGGAAGGACGACAGCTCCACGCCGAGTTCGACTGGTGA
- a CDS encoding NADH-ubiquinone oxidoreductase-F iron-sulfur binding region domain-containing protein, with protein sequence MTQNTGGARAPTLRIAGRLSDERRAALVETATELAERVSVVPTGSTGVEGLEPLALATHEGRTAFLPEATAAAVERAIEALEAGGLPTETATVVVEHGETAGLPLPHTGPLAVGTRRVLAPCGWVDPTSPADVALVSPERDAGSVADVGILGRGRGDASSDDPVAAVWQQARKADGKPVVVVNAHEADSRPRADRLLLESAPLTVLDGAAAVADHVGASDLVVYLNEADEALRRQVQEAIENAADVLPVVPQVVVGPDLYRAGAPTTALEAMEGADRLEPRLQPPPPSVYGLHGRPTVIHTPRTVAQVRQAMRTPDAFDPDDADPGTRLVTATGDVAAPATVELPPGGRLDAVREAVDLTGRYELACVGGVLGGFTRELGVAPTAPSLAAASLGTDGVVELLTEDTCVVAVAGERARFAADENSGRCVPGREGTVQLAELVRDVYDGEYDPEKIRELGRVMRRSANCQLGSHAPRPVVTAMDEFAPAFRAHTEGHCPAGTCTTRLRR encoded by the coding sequence ATGACACAGAACACGGGTGGTGCCCGGGCACCGACGCTCCGAATCGCGGGGCGCCTCTCGGACGAGCGACGGGCGGCCCTCGTCGAGACCGCGACCGAGCTGGCCGAGCGCGTCTCGGTCGTCCCGACGGGCTCGACGGGTGTCGAGGGGCTGGAGCCACTCGCGCTCGCGACCCACGAGGGGCGGACCGCGTTCCTCCCAGAAGCCACGGCCGCAGCGGTCGAGCGAGCCATCGAGGCGCTCGAAGCCGGCGGCCTCCCGACCGAGACGGCCACCGTCGTGGTCGAACACGGTGAGACGGCAGGGCTCCCGCTCCCACACACGGGGCCCCTGGCCGTGGGGACTCGCCGGGTGCTCGCCCCCTGTGGCTGGGTCGACCCCACCTCGCCGGCCGATGTGGCCCTCGTCTCACCCGAGCGCGATGCCGGGTCAGTGGCCGACGTGGGCATCCTCGGGCGCGGGCGTGGCGACGCCAGTTCGGACGATCCAGTCGCAGCGGTCTGGCAACAGGCCCGCAAGGCAGACGGCAAGCCCGTCGTGGTCGTCAACGCCCACGAGGCCGACTCGCGTCCCCGTGCCGACCGGCTGCTCCTCGAGAGCGCCCCACTGACGGTGCTCGACGGGGCGGCCGCCGTGGCCGACCACGTCGGCGCGAGCGACCTCGTGGTCTACCTGAACGAGGCTGACGAGGCCCTCCGGAGGCAGGTGCAGGAGGCAATCGAGAACGCGGCAGACGTCCTCCCTGTCGTCCCGCAGGTGGTCGTCGGGCCCGACCTGTACCGTGCCGGCGCCCCGACGACGGCCCTGGAGGCGATGGAGGGTGCGGACCGGCTCGAACCCCGGCTCCAGCCACCGCCGCCCTCGGTGTACGGACTCCACGGCCGACCGACCGTGATTCACACCCCGCGAACGGTCGCGCAGGTCCGGCAGGCCATGCGCACACCCGACGCCTTCGACCCGGACGACGCCGACCCCGGGACGCGGCTCGTGACGGCGACCGGGGACGTTGCCGCCCCCGCGACCGTCGAACTCCCGCCCGGCGGGCGCCTCGACGCGGTCCGAGAGGCCGTCGACCTGACCGGCAGGTACGAACTGGCCTGCGTCGGCGGCGTCCTCGGCGGGTTCACCCGGGAGCTGGGCGTGGCTCCGACCGCCCCGTCGCTCGCGGCCGCCTCGCTGGGGACCGACGGCGTGGTCGAACTGCTGACCGAGGACACCTGCGTCGTCGCCGTGGCCGGGGAGCGAGCCCGGTTCGCCGCCGACGAGAACAGCGGGCGCTGCGTCCCCGGGCGCGAGGGGACGGTCCAGCTCGCCGAGCTGGTCAGGGACGTCTACGACGGCGAGTACGACCCCGAGAAGATACGCGAACTCGGCCGGGTGATGCGGCGGTCCGCGAACTGCCAACTGGGGAGTCACGCGCCCAGACCCGTCGTCACCGCGATGGACGAGTTCGCCCCCGCGTTCCGGGCTCACACCGAGGGCCACTGCCCGGCCGGCACCTGCACCACGAGGCTACGACGATGA